GAAGTGATATTGGAAATTATATGTTCTTCCTGTCAATAAAAGAAAAGATATAGCGAGTGATGTTGCTTTCCAAAAACACAGTGATGTATGtactgatgatgatgatgacgttTGTAATGTAGTAGTCGCTAAATGAACTGTTCCTTTTTTTGGATCCTTGTTCCTTGTTGTTTTGTCAGTGATTGATCAACCCTTGGTCTGGGAGAGAGGCAAATCGAACCATTGGTTCACAAATCAACGCCACTGAATGAGCTCGCCGTCCAGTCTGGATGAGGTCGCCATCACCAAAGCCTCGCCAACACACAACAGAGAAGAAACCCTGCAAGCCGGCAACCTGATTCGCTCTCCCAATCCCAACCAGATCACCTCTCACTAGTTCTCTCAGGGCCATGGGCAGCGCGTCGTCCCCGCcgtcgcggcggcggtggagctgggGCTCGGCGCTCGCCGGCGCGGCgacgaccgccgccgccacggcgcTGCTGCTGTGCCGGCCGCGGGACCCCCGCTTCGAGCTCATCTCCATCAGCCTGTCCACCTTCCACTTCCGCCCGCCGGCGGCGCTGGACATCGGCCTCACCCTCACCGTGCACGCCACCAACCCCAACGTCGTGCCCGTGCGCTACGGGCCCTCCACCGTATCCATCCTCTACGGCGGCGCGCACCTCGGCACGGCGCACCTCGACGCCGGCGGGCAGCCCGCCACCTCCTGCCGCCTGCTCCACCTCCCGGCGCGCCTCGACGGCGTCGAGCTCGCGCACCGCGCGCGCTCCATCATCTCCGACGTCGCGCGCCGCCACATGGAGCTGGAAGCCACCGtcgagatcgccggcgaggcGGCCGTGCTCCTCTGGTCCCGGCCCTTCTCTGTCCGCATCGACAGCCACATCACCGTCGACCCTATCCTCCTGGAGGTGGTCGAGCAGGAGAACAGCTCGGAGATGCAGCTCTACCTCGCCTGAATTTTACTACCTGCTAGACTCTGCCCAAATCATCTGTAGAAAACCCTACCGCTTATTTGTGCGATGCTCAAAAACCTTAGCAATTATTTGCACAACGCGATGGAACATTCAGATTCCCTTGCGATTCAAAAACATTTGGGTAAATTTCTGATTATCCACATCAGCAGTATCACACAACACATGAACACAATGCTACAGATGATGAAACGAGGAAAAGGGAAATGCACCTGGGGAAAGCTAAGGCAGCTCACGCCCCACAGTTAACCTAGCACACAGCAAGGACTTCAAAACCGGCAAATTGGTGCccacaaattaaattacactGCACACAGGGATGTGATGGTGGTGGCTTCCGTCGTCTCAGTTGAGTGTCGCGAGGGGCGAGCGAGGGATGAGCGACGGCTTGGGCTCCTTGCTCGATTCGTACGGGTGGTTCTCGCGGAACTCGTTCGCCAGGGTCTCCATGGGCATCGCCCGCATCGACTCGATTGTGCCTTTGCTTGGTACGTTCGGCTCGGACCTCACCGGAGTTTCACCAGTCGGCTCGTAGTCCTGCAACAGCAGCATTTGTAGGGGAGTCCAGACAAGAGATGTAAATTGTCAATGCAACAGAAACTCATTGGAAGGAATCATTGATGATTCCACCGATCTCAGTCTCACCTTGTAGCTGCTTTGGAAAGCCTTGTCAGCATGCTTGTT
The Panicum hallii strain FIL2 chromosome 6, PHallii_v3.1, whole genome shotgun sequence genome window above contains:
- the LOC112896618 gene encoding uncharacterized protein LOC112896618 translates to MGSASSPPSRRRWSWGSALAGAATTAAATALLLCRPRDPRFELISISLSTFHFRPPAALDIGLTLTVHATNPNVVPVRYGPSTVSILYGGAHLGTAHLDAGGQPATSCRLLHLPARLDGVELAHRARSIISDVARRHMELEATVEIAGEAAVLLWSRPFSVRIDSHITVDPILLEVVEQENSSEMQLYLA